AGTCATGGCCGCTGCGTCATTTGTTTGTCGGTCTGACAATGAAAGAGCCAGATGGAAAAATTGCGCCGGCAATGGCAAAAGAATGGAAAGTAAGCGAAGATCAAAAAACATATACATTTACACTTCGTGATGGTCTGAAATGGTCCAATGGTGATCCGTTAACTGCACAGGACTTTGAATTCGCTTGGAAGCATGCACTGAATCCAGCTACTGCTTCTGATTACGGCTATCAGTTGTACTATATCCAAGGTGCAGAAGAGTACAACACGTCAAAAGAAAAAGATGCAGCAAAATTAAAAGCGCTTGAAGATAAAGTTGCTGTAAAGGCAAAAGATGAAAAAACATTAGAAGTAAAGCTGATCAATCCAACGGCATACTTCCCTGAACTCGTATCATTCTACACATATTTCCCTGTAAGCAAGAAAGCACAGGAGCAAAACAAAGATTGGGCAAATGATCCGAAATCGTTCGTATCAAACGGGCCGTTCAAGCTGACGGAATGGAAGCATAAAGAAAGCTTGAAAATGGTGAAAAACGAGAACTACTTTGAGAAAGACCGCATTAAGCTTGCCGGTATCGACTGGGCAATGGTAGAAGATGAAAACACAGCATGGCAAATGTACCGTTCCGGTCAGTTGGATCTTTCTTATCCGCTGCCAGGTGACGTAGTAGGCCAGCTGAAGAGCCAAAATGCTCCGGATTTCAAAATCGTTCCGGAATATGCAACCTATTTCTATCGCTTTAATACCACGAAGAAGCCTTTTACAAACGTAAAAGTGCGTAAAGCGTTGTCGATGGCGATCGATCGTAAGACAATCACTGAAAATATCGCACAAGGCGGACAGAAGCCTGCATTCGCTCTTGTTGCTGAAGGTTCTAAAGATGCAAACGGTGAAGACTTCCGTAAAGTAGGCGGAGATTACTTCAAAGAGGATTTAGCTGAAGCGAAAAAACTTCTTGCTGAAGGTCTGAAAGAAGAAGGCATGGACAAAATGCCGAAATTCAACATCATGTATAACAACCTTGATCTTCATAAGCGTATTGCCGAAGCCATTCAAGAAATGTGGCGCAATAACTTAGGCATTGATGTAGGGCTTGAAAACGTAGAGTTCCAGGTGAAAATCGACCGTGAGCACAAGCTTGATTTTGCAGTGTCTCGCGCAGGATGGATTGCAGACTTTATTGATCCGATGACATTCGTTGACATGTTCACAAGCGTAAGTCAGCAAAATGACACAGGCTGGAAGAACAAAGAATACGATGCGGCAATTAAGACAGCTAAGGAATCCAGCGATCCGAAAGTACGCATGGAAGCGATGCATAAAGCTGAAGATATTTTCATGAAGGAAATGCCGATTATGCCGATTTACTTCTACACGAAGCCATACACAGTGAAAGAAAATATCACAGGCGTATTTACTCCAGCGGATGAATATCCGGTTCTGAGATACGCAGAAATCGGTGGAAAGAAGTAGCGCATGAAATCAGGGGAATGCTCGGATTTTCGGGCGTTCCCCGTTTTTAAGTAAAAATAGAATGGAGGGTATACGTTGTTACGGTATACTTTACAGCGCCTGGGCTGGGCCCTCTTAACATTGTGGGTGGTTGTGACCCTTACCTTTTTCTTGATGCATATGATCCCTGGTAATCCATTCGCTAAGGAAGGCAACATGCCGCCTGGCGTATTTGAGAATTTAATGAATTACTACCATTTGAATGAACCGCTGTATGTGCAGTATGGGCTGTATTTGAAGCAGCTGCTTTCTTTAGATTTCGGACCGTCTCTGAAGTCGAGTACGATTACAGTAAATGATTACATTGTTGAAGGTTTTCCTGTTTCCCTTCACCTTGGGGTACAGGCTCTCATTATCGGCGTTACGTTCGGCATCATTCTCGGTGTGATTGCCGCACTGTATCACAATCGTTTTCCTGACTATATTTCTATGATTGTAGCGATCATCGGTATTTCGGTACCGAACTTTATTCTTGCGACAGTTTTTATCAACTATGCAGCTGTTGAATGGAATCTGCTTCCCGCAGCCACATGGGGAACTTGGAAGCATACGATTTTGCCTTCGCTCGCATTGGCGGCGATGCCGATGGCGTTCATTGCTCGTCTGATGCGTTCTAGCATGCTGGAGGTGCTGGGACAGGATTATATTAAAACCGCTAAAGCAAAAGGTCTTGCACGTAATGTCGTTATCATTAAGCATACGCTGCGCAACGCGATTCTTCCGGTTGTCACCGTGCTGGGGATCATTACGGCAAACCTTGTTACAGGAAGTTTTGTTATCGAACATATCTTTGGAATTCCGGGAATGGGCGAGATGTTCGTAAAGGGTATCTTTAACCGCGATTATCCGGTGATTCTCGGTTCCACAGTTTTTTATAGCGCGATTCTTATCTTTCTTATTTTCCTCGTGGACATCATGTACACATGGATCGATCCGCGCATCAATGTTACAGGGGGGAGTAAGTAATGCAGCCTGATACAAGACTGAACGCTGAAATGTTCCAGCCTGTAACAGATAATTTTAAAGATGCAGAGTCCATTGGTCGCCCGAGCGTTTCGTACTGGGCGGATGTGTGGCGCCGCCTGAAGCTCAATAAGCTGGCGATGGTGGGTCTGTTTGTGATCATTGCACTGATTATAATGGCTATTATCGGCCCTATGATCAGCGGCTATACGTATTATAAGCAGGATTTTACAGCGAAAAATTTGCAGCCAAGTGCAGAGCACTGGTTCGGCACCGATTCCTCCGGCCGGGATATTTTTACCCGCATCTGGTATGGAGCGCGTATTTCTTTATTTATCGGTGTGATGGCAGCCTTTATCGACTTCGTGCTCGGGGTTATTTATGGCGGTATTTCCGGCCTGAAAGGCGGCCGTGTAGACAATATCATGATGCGTATTGCTGAAGTGCTGTACGGCATTCCGTATCTGCTAATGGTTATTTTGCTGATGGTTGTTATGGGACCAGGACTATGGACGATCATCATCGCGATGACGATCACAGGGTGGATTCCGATGGCCCGCCTGGTGCGCGGACAGGTCCTTCAGCTGAAAGAACAGGAATATGTACAGGCGGCCACCGTGCTCGGCGCTGACACGAAATGGATTTTGGTGAAGCATTTGATTCCAAACACGATGGGTCCAATTCTAGTAAACGTAACGCTTACGGTGCCAACCGCAATCTTTGCCGAAGCGACATTAAGCTTCCTTGGACTTGGGATTCCGGCACCGCGGGCAAGTTGGGGAACGATGGCCAATGACGCGCTTGTTAGTCTGTTGATCGGGAACGTGTACCAATTGTTCATTCCGGGCTTTTTCATCTCGCTCACGATGTTCGCCTTCAATGTATTAGGTGACGGCATGCGTGATGCACTCGACCCGAGGATGCGCAAATAACTGAAAAGCAAAGGGTGAACAACCTATGGAAAATATATTGGAAGTACGTGATTTGCATATCTCTTTCCATACGTATGCGGGCGAAGTACAAGCCGTCCGCGGGGTGAACTTTGAAGTGAAAAAAGGCGAGACGGTAGGGATTGTCGGCGAGTCAGGCTGCGGAAAAAGTGTAACAGCCCAGTCGATTATGCAGCTTTTACCTCAACCGCCTACACAATATAAACAGGGACAGATCAGGTTTAACGGTGAGGATCTGCTTAAGAAAAATGAAAAAGAGATGCAAAAAATTCGTGGGAAAGACATCGGGATGATTTTCCAGGACCCGATGACGTCATTAAATCCAACGATGAAAATCGGACAGCAGATTACAGAGAGCTTGATGAAGCATCACGGTATGAGCGGTGGAGAAGCGCATAAGCGTTCCATCGAACTACTGACAATGGTAGGGATTCCACAGCCGGATAAACGTGCCAATCAATATCCGCATGAATTCTCAGGCGGCATGCGTCAGCGAGCGATGATTGCGATTTCGCTTGCCTGTAGTCCGAAGCTGCTGATCGCCGACGAGCCGACGACGGCGCTTGATGTAACGATTCAGGCGCAGATTCTTGAGTTGATGAAGGCGCTGCAGGAAAAAACGGGAACCTCCATTATTATCATCACGCATGATCTAGGCGTTGTGGCGGACATGTGTGACCGTGTCGTAGTTATGTATGCCGGAGAAGTAGCAGAGACCGGCACGGTAGATCAGATCTTCTATGAACCGCAGCATCCGTATACAAAGGGTCTGCTTAAGTCTGTGCCGCGCCTTGATATGAACAGGGATGAACCGCTTGCGCCGATTATAGGCACGCCCCCGGATCTGCTGCATCCTCCGACAGGCTGCCCGTTCTTTGCCCGTTGCGAGTATGCAATGGAAGTATGCAGAAACCACAAGCCAGCGCTTGAAGATATGGGTAGCAATCATCATGCAGCCTGCTGGCTGCACCATCCGCTGGCCGCAAGCCGGAAGGAGGAGTTTGCGCAATGAAATCAAACGTAAAAGAGATGCCGGTTCAAAAGGGCAAGACACAGGAGCCGCTTCTTGAAGTGCGCAACCTGAAGAAATATTTTCATGCCAGCGGCGGTACCGTTAAGGCCGTAAGCGACGTTACCTTTAGCATTAAGCGAGGTGAGACGCTGGGCGTAGTAGGCGAGTCAGGCTGCGGGAAGTCGACCATGGGACGCACCATCCTTCGCCTGTATGATGCAACGGAAGGTCAGGTACTATTTGAAGGCAAGGATGTGCATAAAGCAAGTTCGCGCGAACTGAAAGGCTTGCGCCGTGATATGCAGATGATCTTCCAAGATCCATATGCTTCTCTCAATCCTCGGATGACAATTGGTGATATTATCGGAGAAGCGATTGATTTGCATAAGCTGGCAAGTGGTGCCAAGCGTAAAGAACGCATTCAGGAGCTGCTTCGCCTTGTTGGTCTGAAGGCAGATCATATGAATCGTTTCCCGCATGAGTTCTCAGGTGGTCAGCGTCAGCGGATCGGGATTGCGCGGGCGCTTGCGGTAGAGCCGAAGTTTATCGTATGTGATGAGCCGATCTCCGCGCTTGACGTGTCGATTCAAGCACAGGTTGTAAATTTGCTTAGCGATCTGCAGGATAAGATGGGACTCACCTATTTGTTTATCGCCCATGACCTGTCGATGGTGAAACATATCAGTGATCGGGTGGCGGTGATGTATCTTGGCAAGCTTGCAGAAGTGGCGGCTAGTGAAGAGCTGTATGCAAGCCCTCTTCATCCGTACACGCAGGCACTTCTCTCAGCGATACCGATACCGGATCCGGAAGTGGAGCGAGGCCGTCAGCGCATCGTTCTAAAGGGCGATGTGCCAAGTCCGATGAACCCGCCAAGCGGCTGTCACTTCCGTACACGATGCCCGTATGCGATGGAATCATGTGCAAAAATTGATCCGGTATGGCAGGAGGTCAAACCGGAGCATTTCGTGGCCTGCCATCTGTACAACAAAGACATTATGGGTACTGATGTACGAAAAGTATAGCAGCGAGCCTGTTACAATATGCATAGTAAGAAAAAGGAGAGCATGTAGTAGTAGTGATACGATGTGCTCTCTTTTTATTTTAAAGGAATCCAGATTTCAGAGTATAAATCAGGACTTGAAGGATCTTCATTTGAATATACCTCTAATTCAGGAGTGCCGGCATGCCCATACGAGTGGGACGGAAACCACTCGGAAAAGATCATTTTCCACACCTTTGGCATGGCGTCAGGCATTGGTCCATGAACTTCGAATACACCCCATTTAGCTGCAGGGATTTCGAGACTCAGCAATCCTTCAGGTATATCACCGACATATTCCGTAGCGATCCAATAATCGATCATCTCCTCCGCCTGCATCCCTCTTTTATCGACACATACACCAAGCACCCCGTTTATTTTTCCGTTATTCAGCGTAAATAACAAATCATTTGTGCCGTCTGCATGGGCATCTTTCCAAAACACTGGAATTCCTTTATGGTTCTCACCATCATGCAATGAAAATTCTCGTTTGATTCCGACAACTTGAAAGCCTTCTCGCTCTACAATTTTGTACTTCATTGGTTCCGCTCCCTTCAGGGTAATTTGGATAACCAGACGGTTATAGGAGTTTAGTTTTCCTTTGTTTTGTCGTACTTCACGAGGGCTTACCCCATGCTGTTTACGAAACGCCTTTGAAAAAGCCTCGGGAGTTTCATAGCCGTATTTGTAGGCAAGATCAATGATTTTACAGTCCGTAGCAACCAGTTCTTGTGCTGCTAAGGTTAAACGTCTCCGACGGATGTATTCGGCAACCGATATATCTGTTAATATCGCAAACGTTCGCTGAAAGTGAAATACCGATGCATTGGCTTGTTTGGCTACAGCTTCTATCGTAATCGCCTCATGTAAATTCTTCTCTATATAATCGATTGCCTTTTGGATGGCTTCTACCCAGCCCATTGTGCTCCCCTCCTTAGCTGTATAATAACAGCTCTTTTTGTATACATCCGGTCAATTTGTGCTCTGATTGAACCATAATCTGCATGGTTTATGTATAAAAAAAGAGGATCGATGCTCACATAGCGGACATCGTATCCTCTGCTGCCTTTATTTTACGCTTACGGTCCATTTGAATGGATCATCAATTGTACCCGTTTGAATATCACAAATCGTACGATACAGCTTCATGGAGATCGGCCCGGATTCTCCGTTGTTGATAACCATTTCTTTATCTTCCCACTTTAACTCGCCGATCGGTGAGATGACGGCTGCAGTCCCTGTACCAAATGCTTCTTCAAGCGCTCCGCTCATATAGGCATCATAGAGCTCCTGCATGGAGATTTTTCGTTCTACAACATTCAATCCCCAATCCTTCAGCAGTTCGATGACGGAATCTCTCGTGACGCCGGGAAGGATGCTGCCGTTTAGAGCAGGGGTCCAGATTTCTCCGTTTACTTTAAAGAAGACGTTCATGCTTCCCACTTCTTCTATGTACGCTTTTTCGACACCGTCAAGCCAGAGAACCTGCGCACAGCCCTTCTTCTGTGCTTCTTCCTGTGCTCGGAAGCTTGCCGCATAATTGCCGGACGTTTTCGTATGGCCGGTTCCGCCGTTGACGGCACGAACATATTTATTCTCTACATAAATTTTGACCGGATTGATACCTTCCGCATAATAGGCGCCAACCGGTGAGAGAATCACCATAAATGTATATTTGCGAGCCGGACGAACCCCTAAGAATGCCTCGGTAGCAATAATGAACGGACGGATGTATAAGGAAGTTCCTTCTTCCGTTGGCACCCAATCTTGATCTACACTCACTAATTTTTTAATTGCCTCAACACAGAAATCCTCATCGATTGGTGGGATGCTTAAGCGCTCGTTAGACAGATTAAGACGCTCCATATTTTTCTCTGGCCGGAACAATAGAATCTCTTCATCCTTGGTTCGGTAGGCCTTCATTCCTTCGAATACCGCTTGTCCATAATGAAAGACGACGGCAGCAGGATCAAGCGTAATCGGAGCATACGGGACAATGCGTGGATTATGCCATTCTTGCTCAGATGTGTAGTCCATCATAAACATGTGGTCGGTAAAGCATGTGCCAAACGACAGCTCGCTTGCTTTTGGTTTGGTCTTTTTATTATCGGTTAAGATAACTTCAATGTGTTGATTCATCACTGTCTCGTCTCCTCCTAAAGTATGTGTGTAAGAAATGGCTGTCTTTTTGCAACCAATAAAAAATTTAAAATGTTATAACTAAACTTTACACAACTCCTTACATAAAGTAAATATTTTGCGTGGGATGCATGTATTTCTGATTTTGAAGTAGAAGGCAGGTATATAATTCCAGGTAGCGTGGCGACAATAGGTACTATCTTGATTGGAGGGGACTTGTGAATGAAGAAGTTGCCTATTGTACTGCTATGTATAATGCTAATGATACCGTCGGTTGGCGGAGCTGTCTTTGCCGAGGAAAAAGCAAAATCGGCTGCAGAACAGAAACAGGGACAGTCGGCGGATGCCGACCTTGCACCGAATGCTCTATCCGCTGTCCTGATTGATCGGGACACCGGTGCGATTTTATATGAGAAAAACGGACACAAAGCATTGCCGCCTGCAAGTATTACAAAGGTTATGACGATGCTCCTTATTATGGAGGCGCTTGACCGGGGTGAGATTAAACTTACGGATAAAGTAAGAACAAGTGAATATGCAGCTTCTATGGGGGGCTCGCAGATTTTTCTTGAGCCGGGTGAAGAGATGAGCGTAGAGGATATGCTTAAAGGCATTGCACTTGCATCTGGTAATGATGCGTCCGTCGCGATGGCAGAGCACCTCGCTGGCACAGAGAAGGCGTTTGTCGAAAAAATGAATGCGCGGGCAAAGCAGTTGGGGATGGATGATACAACATTCATGAATGCGAACGGACTTCCTGTGTCTAATCATGTATCTTCCGCTCACGATATTGCGCTGATGTCGCGCGAGCTATTAAAGCATGAGAAAATTACAAAATACACTGGCTTGTACCAGGATTATTTGCGCAAGGATTCGAAAAAACCATTTTGGCTTGTAAACACAAACCGACTTGTCCGCTTTTATTCCGGGGCAGATGGTCTGAAAACCGGATATACATCTGAAGCGAAGTATTGTCTTACTGCAACGGCTAAGCGCGGCAATATGCGTGTGGTTGCCGTCGTAATGGGAGCGCCGGATTCAAAGGTCCGCAATCAGGAAGTTGCTTCTATGATGGACTATGCATTCAATCAATATGACAGTCAGCCGTTATACAAAGAAAATCAAATTGTAAAAAACGTATCGGTGGAAAAAGGTGCGCAAGAGACAGTAAACATTGTAGTACCCTATCGCTTCAGCATGCTGGTGAAGAAGGGGGAAAAAGCGGACCAATATGAGAAAGTGATTAATCTAAAAACTGAATTACGAGCTCCTGTCAAAAAAGGCGTGAAGATCGGTGAAGTTCTTATTAAAAAGGACGGGAAAACGGTGAGTACAGTAGACCTTGTGGCAGCCGATAATGTTGCTCGGGCAAGCTGGTGGGAGCTGTTTAAGCGGACAGCGCGCGAAATGTTCGGGGGATAACCTTGATAGAAAGTAGGCAGAAGAAATCGGGAAAAGAAGAATCATGCCGTATTTTCCCGGTTTTTTTCTAGTTTTGTCGGGGGGCAGGAATCGTCTTAGGGCTTGTAGAATCTTCCTCGTATCACAAAGAGAAGGAGTGGCCCAGCGTGAGTTTACGAGTTGATATGGAAACAGTGCATGATGTATTGATTGTGCGGCTGGAAGGAGAGCTTGACCACCATACAGCAGACATGCTGCGTAAGGAAATGGAACAGCGGCTTGCAGAAGGTCGGATTCAGCATATTCTGCTGAGCATGGCCGACCTGCATTTTATGGACAGCTCAGGTCTTGGTGTAATTCTTGGGCGCTATAAGCAGATTGCAGCACGCGGCGGAGATATGGTGGTCTGCTCCATTAATCCGGTTATCTATCGTTTGTTTGAGCTATCCGGCCTGTTCAAGATTCTAAAAATCAAGGAGTCCGAACAGGAAGCGCTCCTTGTCCTGGGGGTGGCGTAGATGAAAGCGAAGACGGACAACAATTTCATGCGTCTTGAATTCGCTGCTCGCAGCGAAAATGAAGGATTTGCCCGCATTGCGGTTGCCTCCTTTCTCTCGCGGCTTGATATGACACTTGAGGAAGTAGAAGAGATCAAAACAGTCGTATCAGAAGCCGTCACGAATGCAATCATTCACGGCTATGAAGGGGATGAGACGGGAACGGTGACCATTGTGACCGCATACACGGCAGCCTGCATTGAGATTGTCGTAGAAGATCATGGAATCGGAATCGCTGATCTTGAAGAAGCGAGGCAGCCGCTTTTTACGACGAAGCCGGAACTTGAGCGTTCGGGCATGGGGTTTACGATTATGGAGAACTTCATGGATACGATGGATGTAGAAACGGAGATCGGTCAAGGAACAAGAATCAGATTAGTGAAGAAGCTGGCCAAGAATGAAGCGCTATGTAATTAGGAGACATGCCGATGGAGACCAATGTAAGGAATGCCAATCATGTATATCTATCCGATAAAGAAGTAAAACAGTTACTTGCCCAAAGTCAGGCGGGAGATACGACAGCACGAGATACATTGGTAAACAGCAACATTCGTCTGGTATGGTCGGTTGTACAGCGTTTCTTAAACCGGGGGTATGAGGCGGACGATTTATTTCAAATCGGCTGCATCGGGTTACTAAAAGCGATCGATAAGTTTGACTTGAGTTTTGATGTTAAATTCTCCACGTATGCGGTGCCGATGATTATTGGTGAGATTCAGCGCTTCCTTAGAGACGATGGAACGGTAAAGGTCAGTCGTTCGCTTAAGGAGATCGCCCACAAAGTGCGCCGCATTAAAGACGAGTTGTCAAAA
This window of the Aneurinibacillus sp. REN35 genome carries:
- a CDS encoding ABC transporter ATP-binding protein, with product MKSNVKEMPVQKGKTQEPLLEVRNLKKYFHASGGTVKAVSDVTFSIKRGETLGVVGESGCGKSTMGRTILRLYDATEGQVLFEGKDVHKASSRELKGLRRDMQMIFQDPYASLNPRMTIGDIIGEAIDLHKLASGAKRKERIQELLRLVGLKADHMNRFPHEFSGGQRQRIGIARALAVEPKFIVCDEPISALDVSIQAQVVNLLSDLQDKMGLTYLFIAHDLSMVKHISDRVAVMYLGKLAEVAASEELYASPLHPYTQALLSAIPIPDPEVERGRQRIVLKGDVPSPMNPPSGCHFRTRCPYAMESCAKIDPVWQEVKPEHFVACHLYNKDIMGTDVRKV
- a CDS encoding D-alanyl-D-alanine carboxypeptidase family protein, which translates into the protein MKKLPIVLLCIMLMIPSVGGAVFAEEKAKSAAEQKQGQSADADLAPNALSAVLIDRDTGAILYEKNGHKALPPASITKVMTMLLIMEALDRGEIKLTDKVRTSEYAASMGGSQIFLEPGEEMSVEDMLKGIALASGNDASVAMAEHLAGTEKAFVEKMNARAKQLGMDDTTFMNANGLPVSNHVSSAHDIALMSRELLKHEKITKYTGLYQDYLRKDSKKPFWLVNTNRLVRFYSGADGLKTGYTSEAKYCLTATAKRGNMRVVAVVMGAPDSKVRNQEVASMMDYAFNQYDSQPLYKENQIVKNVSVEKGAQETVNIVVPYRFSMLVKKGEKADQYEKVINLKTELRAPVKKGVKIGEVLIKKDGKTVSTVDLVAADNVARASWWELFKRTAREMFGG
- a CDS encoding ABC transporter permease, with translation MLRYTLQRLGWALLTLWVVVTLTFFLMHMIPGNPFAKEGNMPPGVFENLMNYYHLNEPLYVQYGLYLKQLLSLDFGPSLKSSTITVNDYIVEGFPVSLHLGVQALIIGVTFGIILGVIAALYHNRFPDYISMIVAIIGISVPNFILATVFINYAAVEWNLLPAATWGTWKHTILPSLALAAMPMAFIARLMRSSMLEVLGQDYIKTAKAKGLARNVVIIKHTLRNAILPVVTVLGIITANLVTGSFVIEHIFGIPGMGEMFVKGIFNRDYPVILGSTVFYSAILIFLIFLVDIMYTWIDPRINVTGGSK
- the spoIIAB gene encoding anti-sigma F factor, yielding MKAKTDNNFMRLEFAARSENEGFARIAVASFLSRLDMTLEEVEEIKTVVSEAVTNAIIHGYEGDETGTVTIVTAYTAACIEIVVEDHGIGIADLEEARQPLFTTKPELERSGMGFTIMENFMDTMDVETEIGQGTRIRLVKKLAKNEALCN
- the spoIIAA gene encoding anti-sigma F factor antagonist, which gives rise to MSLRVDMETVHDVLIVRLEGELDHHTADMLRKEMEQRLAEGRIQHILLSMADLHFMDSSGLGVILGRYKQIAARGGDMVVCSINPVIYRLFELSGLFKILKIKESEQEALLVLGVA
- a CDS encoding branched-chain amino acid aminotransferase, which produces MNQHIEVILTDNKKTKPKASELSFGTCFTDHMFMMDYTSEQEWHNPRIVPYAPITLDPAAVVFHYGQAVFEGMKAYRTKDEEILLFRPEKNMERLNLSNERLSIPPIDEDFCVEAIKKLVSVDQDWVPTEEGTSLYIRPFIIATEAFLGVRPARKYTFMVILSPVGAYYAEGINPVKIYVENKYVRAVNGGTGHTKTSGNYAASFRAQEEAQKKGCAQVLWLDGVEKAYIEEVGSMNVFFKVNGEIWTPALNGSILPGVTRDSVIELLKDWGLNVVERKISMQELYDAYMSGALEEAFGTGTAAVISPIGELKWEDKEMVINNGESGPISMKLYRTICDIQTGTIDDPFKWTVSVK
- a CDS encoding ABC transporter ATP-binding protein, which codes for MENILEVRDLHISFHTYAGEVQAVRGVNFEVKKGETVGIVGESGCGKSVTAQSIMQLLPQPPTQYKQGQIRFNGEDLLKKNEKEMQKIRGKDIGMIFQDPMTSLNPTMKIGQQITESLMKHHGMSGGEAHKRSIELLTMVGIPQPDKRANQYPHEFSGGMRQRAMIAISLACSPKLLIADEPTTALDVTIQAQILELMKALQEKTGTSIIIITHDLGVVADMCDRVVVMYAGEVAETGTVDQIFYEPQHPYTKGLLKSVPRLDMNRDEPLAPIIGTPPDLLHPPTGCPFFARCEYAMEVCRNHKPALEDMGSNHHAACWLHHPLAASRKEEFAQ
- a CDS encoding ABC transporter permease, with translation MQPDTRLNAEMFQPVTDNFKDAESIGRPSVSYWADVWRRLKLNKLAMVGLFVIIALIIMAIIGPMISGYTYYKQDFTAKNLQPSAEHWFGTDSSGRDIFTRIWYGARISLFIGVMAAFIDFVLGVIYGGISGLKGGRVDNIMMRIAEVLYGIPYLLMVILLMVVMGPGLWTIIIAMTITGWIPMARLVRGQVLQLKEQEYVQAATVLGADTKWILVKHLIPNTMGPILVNVTLTVPTAIFAEATLSFLGLGIPAPRASWGTMANDALVSLLIGNVYQLFIPGFFISLTMFAFNVLGDGMRDALDPRMRK
- a CDS encoding peptide ABC transporter substrate-binding protein, with translation MKKGFSIILSLVLLLTLALTGCGGGEKKEEAGGEKAAGGSAEGQVLRVNNSSEPGSLHPAKSQGTHESWPLRHLFVGLTMKEPDGKIAPAMAKEWKVSEDQKTYTFTLRDGLKWSNGDPLTAQDFEFAWKHALNPATASDYGYQLYYIQGAEEYNTSKEKDAAKLKALEDKVAVKAKDEKTLEVKLINPTAYFPELVSFYTYFPVSKKAQEQNKDWANDPKSFVSNGPFKLTEWKHKESLKMVKNENYFEKDRIKLAGIDWAMVEDENTAWQMYRSGQLDLSYPLPGDVVGQLKSQNAPDFKIVPEYATYFYRFNTTKKPFTNVKVRKALSMAIDRKTITENIAQGGQKPAFALVAEGSKDANGEDFRKVGGDYFKEDLAEAKKLLAEGLKEEGMDKMPKFNIMYNNLDLHKRIAEAIQEMWRNNLGIDVGLENVEFQVKIDREHKLDFAVSRAGWIADFIDPMTFVDMFTSVSQQNDTGWKNKEYDAAIKTAKESSDPKVRMEAMHKAEDIFMKEMPIMPIYFYTKPYTVKENITGVFTPADEYPVLRYAEIGGKK
- the sigF gene encoding RNA polymerase sporulation sigma factor SigF gives rise to the protein METNVRNANHVYLSDKEVKQLLAQSQAGDTTARDTLVNSNIRLVWSVVQRFLNRGYEADDLFQIGCIGLLKAIDKFDLSFDVKFSTYAVPMIIGEIQRFLRDDGTVKVSRSLKEIAHKVRRIKDELSKELGRLPTVKEVAEALGITPEEVIYAQEANRAPSSIHETVFENDGDPITLMDQIADKDEEKWFDKIALKEAIGKLSEREQLIVYLRYYKDQTQSEVAERLGISQVQVSRLEKKILKLMKEQIER
- a CDS encoding AraC family transcriptional regulator, which produces MGWVEAIQKAIDYIEKNLHEAITIEAVAKQANASVFHFQRTFAILTDISVAEYIRRRRLTLAAQELVATDCKIIDLAYKYGYETPEAFSKAFRKQHGVSPREVRQNKGKLNSYNRLVIQITLKGAEPMKYKIVEREGFQVVGIKREFSLHDGENHKGIPVFWKDAHADGTNDLLFTLNNGKINGVLGVCVDKRGMQAEEMIDYWIATEYVGDIPEGLLSLEIPAAKWGVFEVHGPMPDAMPKVWKMIFSEWFPSHSYGHAGTPELEVYSNEDPSSPDLYSEIWIPLK